The proteins below are encoded in one region of Thermosipho affectus:
- a CDS encoding RNase H family protein has translation MTIYVDGSYSNTYQVASCAFCVVKDGEIIDVRKKAKRIKKGNSVVSELLGVVMALKYCKLKGISQVTIVHDYNEIPMFASSYRRTKNHIVNNYIKELIKLKNQIDVSFKKVKAHTNDKFNNLVDKLSRENLRNYIEKELPKILKGQLKKN, from the coding sequence ATGACAATCTATGTAGATGGTTCATATTCAAATACATATCAAGTTGCAAGTTGTGCATTTTGTGTAGTAAAAGATGGAGAAATTATTGATGTAAGAAAAAAAGCAAAGAGAATAAAAAAAGGAAATTCTGTTGTTAGCGAACTATTAGGTGTAGTAATGGCGTTGAAGTATTGCAAATTGAAAGGAATTTCACAAGTTACAATTGTACACGATTATAACGAAATTCCAATGTTTGCTTCCTCGTATAGGAGAACAAAAAATCACATAGTAAATAATTATATTAAAGAGTTAATAAAATTGAAAAATCAAATAGATGTATCTTTCAAAAAAGTAAAAGCACATACTAATGATAAATTCAATAACTTAGTTGACAAGTTGTCAAGAGAGAACTTAAGAAATTATATAGAAAAAGAACTACCCAAAATTCTAAAAGGTCAATTGAAAAAAAATTAA